The following DNA comes from Bacillota bacterium.
CGGCAAACTCCAGCCCGTATGGTAACAACAAATAGCCCAACCCCAACGCCGTTACTGCCCTAAGCAACTGCTCCACCACTTGTGACACCGCGGTGGGACGCATGTCTTGGAAACCTTGGAAGTAGCCGCGCAGAGCAGAGTTTAAGGCTACCAACAGTACCGCCGGCGCCGTGGCGATAAGGGGCCAAAATGCCCTGGGATCGCGGAGCAACCCGGCAACTACAAAAACACGGGCCATAACTACAGTCAGCACCGTAAACAGCAGACCCGAGATAACGAGAGACCGGCTTGCTACCCTAAACACCGCTCCGGCCTGCTCGGGCTTGTTCTCGGCCAGTTTTTCGGCCACCAGCTTGGAAATGGCTACCGGAATACCGGCCGTAGACAGGGCCAGAATCATGGCATACAGCGGATAAGCCATGCCATACAGCCCCATGCCTTCAGGCCCGATCAACCGTGCCAGCGGAATTCGAAAAGCAGCCCCCAGTACCTTACTTAGTATTCCGGCTGCCGCCAGCAACGCAGCCCCACCCAAGAAAGACTGGCCCCTGGACATAATCTCACTTCCCCTAACTAACTACCTCCTGATTATACCAAAAAGGAGCCCGGTTTCAAACCAGGCTCCCATTATACCTGTGTGCCTTCGGGAACCGCACCAAGCGTACGGTGGGGCGAACTAGGTCTTTATTGTTCCATCTGTTTGGCCAAAAAGCCGGCTGCCGTTTCGGCCAGTTTCACTTCTAAATCGCCGAACTTGGTTCCAGGATTCTTAGACAAAATCACCACGGCACCAATGGGATCCCCTTCGGCAATGATAGGGGCGATAACCTCAGCACTGAAGCGGCAGTCCTCGTCTTCGGTCAGGCACTCCTTACAATACTTGTTCTCTTCCGGATTGTTGATGAGAACCGTTTGCCGTTCCTCCATAACCTTCTCTACCGCCCCGCTAATAGGCTTATTGAGGAACTCTTTCTTCGGGGCGCCGGCAACAGCGATAATAATATCTCGATCACAAATAGAGGCGATATGACCCACTGTTTCGGCCAACGAGTCCGCGTACTCTTGGGCAAAATCGCTCAGTTCCCCGATGGGGGAGTATTTTTTTAGAATAACCTCCCCTTCGCGATCGACAAATATTTCCAGGGGATCGCCCTCACGAATGCGAAGAGTGCGGCGAATCTCTTTCGGAATTACAACCCGGCCCAAATCGTCGATACGTCGAACAATACCCGTTGCCTTCAAATTCCACCCCTCCTTCACCTGGTATCCGGAAACCGTTTCACAGATAGTATATAGAGCAATTGACACTTTTATTCATTTTTGCCATGAGGGGCGGAGAGGAAAAGGCTATTTCTGATTTTGTTCGCTAGTCTTATCTGGGGCCAATTTGTTTTCCGGCTTGTATTTGGTCTTTATCTCCTCAAAAAAGGTCCAGAACTCCTGGTCTCGTTTTTGGCTCTCCAGTTGCATGGCCAAGAACGATTTTACCTCTTCTAACGTCTGGGTGCGAGCCGGCTTCTTATCTTCTACTTTGATAATATGATAACCAAACTGCGACTTGGTTACAGGACTAAGTTGCCCCACCGGCGTAGAAAAAGCAGCTTGGTCGAATTCCGGTACCATCTTTCCGGCCGGGAAGTATCCTAGCTGGCCCCCATTTTCACGTGAGCCCTGATCGGTGGAATACTCTTTGGCTAAGGCGGCAAAGTCCTCGCCCTTTTCCAGTCTCTCTCTAAGCTCCTGGGCCAGCTTCTCTTCTTTCACCAAAATGTGGCTGGCTTTCACTTCTTCCGGCAGTTGAAATTCATTCAGATGATCCTGATAGCACTTTTGTACCTCCTCATCGGCAACCTTGACCTCAGCCGTCACCTTGGTATATAGCTGCTGGGTTTTCAGGTTGTTTTCCACTATTTCTTTCAGGTCGTCCATAGTGAGGTTAAACTTCTTCAAGGCCGAGTTCGTCTTTTTCTCATCCCCGAATTGGGTCTCCAGGCTTTTCTTTACTTCTGCCAGAGCTGCTTCGACTTCTTCATCCTTTACCCTTATCCCCTGTTTGTACGCTTCCACCACTACAATTTTCTCGTCTAAGAGCTGATCAACAATATCAGCTCGCTCCACAGCACTGGCGTCGAAATTCGGTGAAAACAACTTAAACACAGCAATGCGCTTGTCTACGTCGGCCTGTTTGATCTCTTCCTCACCGACCCGGCCGACCACAGCACTGCTGCAGCCAAACAGCAATAACACCACTGTCAGGAGTGCCGTGACCCTGATCCATCTCATCAAATTTCCTCCTCGCTGCTTATAACTACTCATTGGTGACATTGTACTCTTTCGAGTCTAAGGATACAAGCGTACGGGCAGCAACCAGCTCCTTTATCTGCTGTAGCA
Coding sequences within:
- the spoVT gene encoding stage V sporulation protein T; protein product: MKATGIVRRIDDLGRVVIPKEIRRTLRIREGDPLEIFVDREGEVILKKYSPIGELSDFAQEYADSLAETVGHIASICDRDIIIAVAGAPKKEFLNKPISGAVEKVMEERQTVLINNPEENKYCKECLTEDEDCRFSAEVIAPIIAEGDPIGAVVILSKNPGTKFGDLEVKLAETAAGFLAKQMEQ
- a CDS encoding peptidylprolyl isomerase, with the protein product MDDLKEIVENNLKTQQLYTKVTAEVKVADEEVQKCYQDHLNEFQLPEEVKASHILVKEEKLAQELRERLEKGEDFAALAKEYSTDQGSRENGGQLGYFPAGKMVPEFDQAAFSTPVGQLSPVTKSQFGYHIIKVEDKKPARTQTLEEVKSFLAMQLESQKRDQEFWTFFEEIKTKYKPENKLAPDKTSEQNQK